One stretch of Limisphaerales bacterium DNA includes these proteins:
- a CDS encoding transglycosylase SLT domain-containing protein, giving the protein MKVRTWIIILIVLAIDAGILWWWQGYRLARSQDSVIRAAAEHYDVAPALVKAVVWRESRFDADARGTSGELGLMQIRAAAAGEWAEAAGITDFHHAHLLNATSNTLCGAWYLHKLINRYQHTDDPIAYALADYNAGRSNVLKWNNDVAETNSVAFIENIDFPTTKDYVKAVKAKFEEYQGQLE; this is encoded by the coding sequence GTGAAGGTGCGGACTTGGATTATTATCCTGATCGTGCTGGCGATAGACGCTGGCATTCTGTGGTGGTGGCAGGGCTATCGACTGGCGCGCAGTCAGGATTCCGTGATTCGCGCCGCGGCCGAGCATTACGATGTGGCCCCCGCGCTGGTGAAAGCCGTGGTGTGGCGCGAGAGTCGCTTTGATGCCGATGCGCGCGGCACTTCCGGAGAGTTGGGCCTAATGCAAATCCGCGCTGCTGCTGCCGGCGAATGGGCCGAGGCTGCGGGCATCACCGACTTTCACCATGCCCACCTCCTCAACGCCACCAGCAATACGCTTTGCGGCGCGTGGTATTTGCACAAACTCATCAACCGCTATCAGCATACCGATGACCCCATCGCTTACGCGCTGGCCGATTACAACGCCGGCCGTTCAAATGTACTGAAGTGGAACAACGACGTAGCGGAAACCAACAGTGTTGCGTTTATTGAAAATATTGATTTCCCGACCACCAAAGATTACGTGAAAGCCGTGAAAGCTAAATTTGAGGAATATCAGGGGCAGCTTGAGTAA
- a CDS encoding lysophospholipid acyltransferase family protein, with protein MSTAARNRKSEVGVPNPLRWHGALAATAAHSVTRLFDSTWRLDLEDASDTLSTIGNQQVIFSLWHNRLLLAPPAYRKYFLARQPHRRLAALVSASKDGAILARVMKYHGIQPVLGSSSRRGAQALRELTTWAKRGYDFAITPDGPRGPRYEVQPGALMLAQISGLPIVPVSATVGWKKEFKSWDVFKLPLPFSHCHIRIGEMVRVPRDADEIEREAARRLLQERMDALTED; from the coding sequence ATGAGTACGGCCGCCCGCAACCGTAAATCCGAGGTAGGGGTTCCGAACCCCCTTCGCTGGCATGGCGCGCTGGCAGCAACGGCAGCCCACAGCGTCACCCGCCTGTTTGACAGCACGTGGAGACTGGATCTTGAGGACGCCTCCGACACGTTGTCGACGATTGGGAATCAACAGGTCATCTTCAGCCTGTGGCATAACCGGTTGCTGCTGGCGCCTCCGGCATACCGGAAATATTTTCTTGCCCGCCAACCGCACCGCCGGTTGGCCGCGTTGGTGAGTGCGAGCAAGGACGGCGCCATCCTCGCGCGAGTGATGAAGTATCACGGCATTCAACCAGTGCTCGGCTCCTCCAGCCGACGAGGCGCGCAGGCATTGCGCGAGCTGACCACATGGGCCAAACGCGGCTACGATTTTGCCATCACCCCCGACGGTCCGCGCGGTCCGCGCTATGAGGTGCAGCCGGGCGCACTAATGCTCGCGCAAATTTCCGGCCTCCCCATCGTGCCCGTCTCGGCAACTGTCGGATGGAAAAAAGAATTCAAAAGTTGGGACGTGTTCAAATTGCCGCTCCCTTTTTCCCATTGCCACATTCGCATTGGCGAAATGGTGCGCGTGCCACGTGACGCGGATGAAATTGAACGTGAAGCGGCGCGCCGGTTGTTGCAGGAACGGATGGATGCGTTGACGGAGGATTGA
- the ruvA gene encoding Holliday junction branch migration protein RuvA, producing MISFLKGKLTEALPTQVVIDVNGVGYEVLIPLSSFDKLPMPGGEVTLLTHLAIRDDAHVLYGFSTETERDLFRLLIRHVSGIGPKLALNVLSGTTPAAFRAAVANGDVKALSCISGVGKKTAERIVVELKDKLGDEADRDPNALTNADDQKMADAISALIALGSKPKDAQDAIRAAIAMLGPDQPVDALVRAALQKGK from the coding sequence ATGATTTCATTTCTCAAAGGTAAACTCACCGAAGCGCTGCCCACGCAAGTGGTCATCGATGTGAACGGCGTAGGTTACGAAGTACTCATCCCGTTGTCGTCCTTCGACAAGCTGCCAATGCCCGGCGGCGAAGTAACACTGCTGACGCATTTGGCCATCCGCGATGATGCGCACGTGCTGTACGGCTTCAGCACCGAGACTGAGCGCGACCTTTTCAGATTGCTCATCCGCCACGTAAGCGGCATCGGCCCGAAACTGGCGCTCAATGTGTTGAGCGGCACCACGCCTGCGGCCTTCCGTGCGGCTGTCGCCAACGGCGATGTGAAGGCGCTTTCATGTATCAGTGGGGTTGGCAAAAAAACCGCCGAACGCATTGTCGTGGAATTAAAAGACAAACTCGGTGACGAAGCGGATCGGGATCCGAATGCCCTCACTAACGCCGATGACCAAAAAATGGCTGACGCCATCTCCGCGCTCATCGCGCTGGGCTCCAAGCCAAAGGACGCGCAAGACGCCATCCGCGCTGCCATCGCAATGCTCGGGCCGGATCAGCCGGTGGATGCGCTGGTGCGGGCTGCATTGCAAAAAGGTAAATGA
- the ruvC gene encoding crossover junction endodeoxyribonuclease RuvC, with protein sequence MLGVDPSLRGTGFGVVRSDKKNPETLAQGTIQCPPKWSRSECLVAISKKLREIIAAHRPTVCAIEGLFYAQNPKTALIMGEARGAAMAAIAEGGLEIYEIAPRKVKQSIVGHGNAQKLAVAKMVQRMLALEELPAPDAADALALAITYAHLNKRFAIGPAQKL encoded by the coding sequence ATTCTTGGCGTGGATCCTTCGCTGCGCGGTACTGGGTTTGGCGTTGTTCGATCGGACAAAAAAAATCCTGAAACACTGGCGCAAGGCACGATTCAGTGTCCGCCAAAATGGAGCCGCAGTGAATGCCTTGTGGCTATTTCCAAAAAATTGCGCGAAATCATTGCCGCGCACCGGCCCACGGTGTGCGCAATTGAGGGATTGTTTTACGCGCAAAACCCAAAGACCGCGCTCATTATGGGCGAGGCACGCGGGGCGGCGATGGCGGCCATCGCGGAGGGTGGGCTGGAGATTTATGAAATCGCACCGCGCAAGGTGAAGCAATCCATCGTGGGCCACGGCAACGCGCAGAAACTTGCAGTGGCCAAAATGGTGCAACGTATGTTGGCGCTCGAGGAATTGCCCGCGCCCGATGCGGCTGACGCGCTGGCCCTGGCGATTACGTACGCCCATTTGAACAAACGTTTTGCCATCGGCCCCGCGCAGAAATTATAA
- a CDS encoding DUF1501 domain-containing protein: MMTRRDMLRNTALGFGSVALTSMLHADNPLAARRPHFKPRAKRVIFLFMKGGPAHMDTFEYKPLLQRDHGKPLPFSKPKVTFAKTGNLLASPWKFKKYGQCGHQVSELFPNVARHVDDICFLHGAHGTNPAHGGALLKLHTGADNFVRPSMGAWVSYGLGTENANLPAFVTICPTLAHGGVNNWGSAFLPAHYAGTPIGNASIKAKDAKVHHIKNPKWTPGQQRAQLDFLKQLNRDHLGGVPNPMLESRINSFELAFRMQTAMPEIQDIRGETEATRKLYGLDNAVTEDFGRQCLMARRFAERGVRFVQVTHSDSKVQWDQHGNLRKGHTEKASEVDKPIAGLLHDLKARGLLDDTLIVWSGEFGRTPTVQGSGMDGRDHNPWGFTMWLAGAGVKGGYSHGATDDYGFYAEQNKMHIHDVHATLLHLLGLDHEKLTHRHAGRDFRLTDVSGNVAKEILA, from the coding sequence ATGATGACGCGACGTGACATGCTTCGGAACACAGCGCTGGGCTTTGGCTCGGTCGCGTTGACCTCGATGTTGCACGCGGACAATCCGCTGGCGGCACGGCGGCCGCATTTCAAGCCGCGGGCCAAGCGCGTGATTTTCCTGTTCATGAAAGGCGGCCCGGCGCACATGGACACGTTTGAATACAAGCCACTGCTCCAACGCGACCACGGCAAGCCGCTGCCGTTCAGCAAACCCAAAGTCACTTTTGCCAAGACCGGAAATCTGCTGGCGTCGCCGTGGAAATTCAAAAAATATGGCCAGTGCGGGCATCAAGTCAGCGAGCTGTTCCCGAACGTGGCGCGGCACGTGGACGACATTTGTTTTTTACACGGCGCGCACGGCACCAATCCGGCCCACGGCGGCGCGCTTTTGAAACTGCACACCGGCGCGGACAACTTTGTGCGGCCGAGCATGGGCGCGTGGGTGAGCTACGGGCTCGGCACGGAGAATGCCAATCTGCCGGCGTTCGTGACCATTTGCCCCACGCTCGCGCACGGCGGCGTGAACAATTGGGGCAGCGCGTTTCTGCCCGCGCATTACGCCGGCACGCCCATCGGCAACGCCAGTATCAAGGCGAAGGACGCGAAGGTGCATCACATCAAAAATCCCAAGTGGACGCCCGGCCAACAGCGCGCGCAGTTGGATTTTTTGAAACAACTCAACCGCGACCATCTCGGCGGCGTGCCCAATCCGATGCTCGAGAGCCGCATCAATTCCTTCGAGCTGGCCTTCCGCATGCAAACGGCGATGCCGGAGATTCAAGACATCCGCGGCGAAACCGAAGCCACTCGCAAACTCTACGGCCTCGACAACGCGGTCACCGAGGACTTCGGTCGGCAATGTTTGATGGCGCGGCGGTTTGCCGAACGCGGCGTGCGCTTTGTGCAGGTCACTCACAGCGACAGCAAAGTGCAATGGGACCAACACGGCAACCTCCGCAAAGGTCACACTGAAAAAGCGAGCGAGGTGGACAAGCCCATCGCCGGTTTGCTGCACGATTTGAAGGCGCGCGGATTGCTCGACGACACGCTCATCGTGTGGAGCGGCGAATTCGGCCGCACGCCCACCGTGCAAGGCAGCGGCATGGACGGGCGCGACCACAATCCGTGGGGCTTCACCATGTGGCTCGCCGGTGCCGGCGTGAAGGGCGGCTACAGCCACGGCGCCACCGACGACTACGGCTTCTACGCCGAGCAAAACAAAATGCACATCCACGACGTCCACGCCACACTGCTGCATCTGCTCGGCCTCGACCACGAAAAACTCACCCACCGCCACGCCGGCCGCGACTTCCGGCTGACCGATGTGTCCGGCAACGTGGCGAAGGAAATATTGGCGTGA
- a CDS encoding DUF1553 domain-containing protein produces the protein MKTPLSSLVFLLAAMALPAADESRDHWAFQPVKKPALPAVKNQAWVKTPIDQFILARLEKSDLQPAPTAAPRDLRRRIHYALTGLPSAPNSKNASLKTEIENLMATPQYGERWARHWLDVVRYADSNGLDENAAHANAWRYRDYVVASFNADKPFDQFLIEQIAGDLLPAKDEARRREQRIATGFLSMGPKVLAEPDKMKMEMDIIDEQIDTLGKALLGLTLGCARCHDHKFDPIPTADYYALAGIFKSTKTMDSLKTIAKWHEHSFATPAHQKLKEKHDALIAAQKKVVTAFTAKANQQLLVDLKLEKLPDAPEKKYSKANQAELAKLNATLMRLEANVFVLPGAMGVEDGNATNVPIFVRGDHERPGEIQPRHFPRALSDAKPINGKASGRLELARWIANRNNPLTARVMVNRVWRWHFGRGLVATTDNFGKLGAKPSHPDLLDWLAVWFMENGWSVKKLNALILNSATFQMSSTPKAAALKIDPTNLLHSRAPLRRMEAEPLRDSLLHISGQLDLKVGGTIWTFENYKLVFNHTSEDATTYGSNRRAIYLPVIRNHVYDLFELFDFPDPGTVNGNRSDTTIAPQALYLMNSPLVLRTCAMMAKQMLAEKKLTNAQRAQWLYAKIFNRKPTAEENKRAVAFVNEFAQDRQASWQALCQAMLSSNEFLYLK, from the coding sequence ATGAAAACACCTCTTTCAAGTTTGGTTTTTCTGCTGGCAGCGATGGCTTTGCCCGCGGCGGATGAGTCGCGCGACCATTGGGCGTTTCAGCCAGTGAAAAAGCCCGCGCTGCCGGCGGTCAAAAATCAGGCGTGGGTGAAAACTCCCATCGACCAGTTCATCCTCGCGCGATTAGAAAAATCTGACCTCCAACCCGCCCCGACCGCTGCCCCGCGTGACTTGCGGCGGCGCATTCACTACGCGCTGACCGGTTTGCCGTCCGCGCCCAATTCCAAAAACGCCAGTCTAAAAACTGAAATCGAAAATCTCATGGCCACGCCGCAGTACGGCGAGCGCTGGGCTCGGCATTGGCTGGATGTGGTGCGTTATGCCGACAGCAATGGGTTGGATGAAAACGCGGCGCATGCGAATGCGTGGCGGTATCGCGATTATGTGGTGGCGTCGTTCAATGCGGACAAGCCGTTCGACCAGTTTCTCATCGAGCAAATCGCGGGCGACCTGTTGCCGGCGAAGGATGAGGCGCGGCGGCGGGAGCAACGGATCGCCACAGGTTTTTTATCGATGGGGCCCAAGGTGCTCGCCGAGCCGGACAAGATGAAGATGGAGATGGACATCATCGACGAGCAAATTGACACGCTCGGCAAGGCGCTGCTCGGGCTCACGCTCGGCTGCGCCCGGTGTCACGACCACAAGTTCGACCCCATCCCCACCGCCGATTACTACGCTCTGGCGGGCATTTTTAAGAGCACGAAGACGATGGACTCGCTGAAGACCATTGCCAAGTGGCACGAGCATTCCTTCGCCACTCCCGCGCATCAGAAGCTGAAGGAAAAACACGACGCACTGATTGCCGCGCAGAAAAAAGTGGTGACCGCATTTACTGCCAAGGCCAATCAACAATTGCTCGTGGATTTAAAATTGGAAAAATTGCCGGACGCACCCGAGAAAAAATACTCGAAAGCCAATCAAGCCGAACTCGCAAAACTCAACGCAACGCTCATGCGATTGGAGGCCAATGTGTTTGTGCTGCCGGGCGCGATGGGCGTGGAAGACGGCAACGCGACGAATGTTCCCATCTTCGTGCGGGGCGATCACGAGCGGCCCGGCGAAATCCAGCCGCGCCATTTCCCGCGTGCGCTGTCGGACGCCAAACCGATTAACGGCAAAGCGAGCGGGCGACTCGAACTGGCACGGTGGATTGCCAACCGCAACAACCCACTCACGGCCCGCGTGATGGTAAACCGCGTTTGGCGCTGGCATTTCGGGCGCGGGCTGGTGGCCACCACGGATAATTTCGGCAAGCTCGGAGCCAAGCCATCGCATCCCGATTTGCTCGATTGGCTGGCCGTGTGGTTCATGGAAAACGGGTGGTCGGTGAAAAAGCTCAACGCGCTCATTCTCAACTCGGCGACGTTTCAAATGAGCAGCACGCCCAAAGCCGCCGCGCTGAAAATTGATCCGACTAATCTGTTGCATTCGCGTGCGCCCTTGCGCCGGATGGAAGCCGAACCGCTGCGCGATTCGCTGCTGCACATCAGCGGCCAACTCGACCTAAAAGTCGGCGGCACGATTTGGACTTTTGAAAATTACAAACTCGTCTTCAACCACACCTCCGAGGATGCCACCACGTACGGCAGCAATCGCCGCGCCATTTATCTGCCGGTCATCCGCAATCACGTTTACGATTTATTCGAACTGTTCGACTTCCCCGACCCCGGCACCGTGAACGGCAACCGATCCGACACCACCATCGCCCCGCAAGCGCTGTATTTAATGAACAGCCCGCTCGTCCTTCGCACGTGCGCAATGATGGCGAAACAAATGTTGGCCGAGAAAAAACTCACCAACGCTCAACGTGCCCAATGGCTTTACGCAAAAATCTTCAACCGGAAACCCACTGCTGAAGAAAACAAACGTGCAGTCGCGTTTGTGAACGAATTTGCGCAAGACCGTCAGGCGAGTTGGCAAGCGCTTTGTCAGGCGATGCTTTCGTCGAATGAATTTTTGTATCTGAAATGA
- a CDS encoding DUF1501 domain-containing protein, with product MTDKTEMMADRFVTSRREFLTRTGTGFGMMALAGLADGAQPHAPKAPHFAPKAKRVVHLFMNGGPSQVDTFDPKPLLAKWHGKPLPVKNFRTERRTGHAMESPYTFKRYGQSGLPVSEIFSKTAAAAADDLCVIRSMKAEVPNHEPSLMLMNCGDGQLPRPSFGAWVNYGLGTLNENLPGFIVMCPGGYPIVATRNWRSAFLPGAYQGTHLDTKHTDVTKLIANIRNSRLSPAQQRNQLNLAQALNAQHLKSRGADPQLEARIQTFELAFRMQSEASDVFDIEREPKHIREAYGGGTHGRQLLMTRRLLERGVRFIQVWSGNGQPWDNHNGLEKTHRKLAGDWDQPLAAFLTDLRQRGLLDSTLVLWGGEFGRTPVAEYPALNGRDHNHYGFTCWLAGGGTRGGYAHGATDEFGFRAVKDVVHVHDLHATMLHLLGLDHERLTYRHAGRDFRLTDVHGNVVKELLA from the coding sequence ATGACTGATAAAACCGAAATGATGGCTGACCGATTCGTCACCTCGCGGCGCGAGTTTCTCACGCGCACGGGCACCGGCTTTGGCATGATGGCTCTGGCCGGGCTGGCGGATGGCGCACAGCCACACGCACCCAAGGCACCGCATTTTGCGCCAAAGGCAAAGCGGGTGGTGCATTTGTTCATGAACGGCGGACCTTCGCAGGTGGATACGTTTGACCCGAAACCGTTGCTTGCGAAATGGCATGGGAAGCCATTGCCGGTGAAAAATTTCCGCACCGAACGCCGCACGGGCCATGCGATGGAGTCGCCGTATACATTCAAACGCTACGGCCAATCAGGACTGCCGGTCAGCGAAATTTTTTCCAAAACAGCCGCGGCCGCAGCGGATGACTTGTGCGTGATTCGCTCGATGAAGGCCGAGGTGCCGAACCACGAACCGTCGCTGATGTTAATGAACTGCGGCGACGGGCAACTTCCGCGCCCGAGCTTTGGCGCGTGGGTGAATTATGGTCTTGGCACGTTGAACGAAAACTTGCCTGGTTTCATCGTGATGTGCCCGGGCGGATATCCCATCGTCGCCACGCGCAACTGGCGCAGCGCTTTTTTGCCCGGCGCGTATCAGGGCACCCATCTCGACACCAAACACACGGACGTCACCAAGCTCATCGCCAACATTCGCAACAGCCGCCTCTCACCCGCCCAACAGCGAAACCAACTGAATCTCGCGCAAGCGCTCAACGCGCAGCACTTAAAATCGCGAGGTGCCGACCCGCAACTCGAGGCGCGCATCCAGACTTTTGAGCTGGCCTTCCGGATGCAGTCCGAGGCCAGCGATGTTTTTGATATTGAACGCGAGCCGAAACATATCCGCGAGGCTTACGGCGGCGGCACACACGGCCGGCAGCTTTTGATGACGCGCCGGTTGCTCGAGCGCGGCGTGCGGTTCATTCAGGTGTGGAGCGGCAACGGCCAGCCGTGGGATAACCACAACGGCCTAGAAAAAACCCACCGCAAGCTCGCCGGCGACTGGGACCAACCGCTCGCGGCTTTCCTCACCGACCTTCGCCAGCGCGGGCTGCTCGACAGCACGCTCGTACTTTGGGGCGGCGAGTTCGGCCGCACGCCCGTTGCCGAGTATCCTGCCCTGAACGGTCGCGACCACAACCACTACGGCTTCACTTGCTGGCTTGCCGGCGGCGGCACGCGCGGCGGCTATGCCCATGGAGCCACGGACGAGTTTGGCTTCCGCGCCGTCAAGGACGTCGTGCACGTCCACGACCTCCACGCCACTATGCTCCACCTCCTCGGCCTCGACCACGAACGCCTCACCTACCGCCACGCCGGCCGCGACTTCCGGCTCACCGATGTGCATGGAAATGTGGTGAAGGAGTTGTTGGCTTAA